One window of Dermacentor albipictus isolate Rhodes 1998 colony chromosome 9, USDA_Dalb.pri_finalv2, whole genome shotgun sequence genomic DNA carries:
- the beta4GalT7 gene encoding beta-1,4-galactosyltransferase 7 has product MLHGRRVLLALLLCGLLCTLLVPFTLVLRSPTACSSGDEDDDDYEGGSAGDHRLAVIIPFRDRFDELLRLAPHLHRFLRKQEIRHRLVVVNQIDTLRFNRGSLINAGFLESEADCDYVAMHDVDLLPLNPQLSYAFPPNGGPHHLAAPGLHPRYHYPTFVGGILLLSTARFRQLNGISNRYWGWGLEDDEFYARIREAGLNVTRPVGITTGKKDTFRHLHDRRRRPRDTARTAQQRRENRRRDRRTGLGDIRYQVKARHKLKIDGAPVDVLDVRLLCNRTDTPWCELPVN; this is encoded by the exons ATGTTGCACGGGCGGCGCGTGCTACTCGCGCTGCTCCTGTGCGGCCTGCTCTGCACGCTGCTTGTGCCGTTCACTCTGGTGCTACGTTCGCCGACGGCCTGCAGCTCTggtgacgaagacgacgacgactatGAAGGCGGAAGCGCGGGGGACCACCGATTAGCAGTGATCATTCCGTTTCGCGATCGCTTCGACGAATTGTTGCGGCTGGCGCCTCACTTGCACCGCTTTCTGCGCAAACAGGAGATTCGGCACAGGCTGGTTGTGGTGAACCAG ATTGACACGCTGCGATTCAATCGAGGCTCGCTTATCAATGCTGGCTTCTTGGAGAGCGAGGCAGACTGTGACTATGTTGCCATGCACGACGTTGACCTCCTGCCGCTGAACCCCCAGCTAAGCTATGCATTCCCTCCCAATGGTGGCCCGCACCACCTCGCTGCACCAGGCCTGCACCCGCGGTACCACTACCCAACCTTTGTTGGTGGCATTCTTCTGTTGAGCACAGCCCGCTTCCGCCAGTTGAACGGCATCTCGAACCGCTACTGGGGTTGGGGCCTCGAGGATGATGAATTCTATGCACGTATTCGCGAGGCTGGCCTCAACGTTACACGACCTGTTGGCATTACAACAGGAAAAAAAGACACTTTTCGACACCTGCATGACCGCCGGCGCCGGCCGAGAGACACAGCGCGGACGGCACAGCAGAGGCGCGAGAATCGTCGTAGGGACCGCCGAACTGGGCTGGGTGACATAAGGTATCAAGTCAAGGCAAGACACAAGCTTAAGATTGACGGGGCACCTGTGGATGTGCTTGATGTTAGACTGCTTTGCAATCGTACTGACACGCCATGGTGTGAATTACCTGTAAATTGA